One stretch of Streptomyces peucetius DNA includes these proteins:
- a CDS encoding C40 family peptidase — MNRRHCATAAITLVCALSLLTSPGQAFAAPEPAPTAPASVTQPDTPAPPAPNRPLEEVRLEIDALYRKAASATDAYNLAEEQTQKQSAEIVKLAQEMAKGQARIKELKNRAGAAARAQYRGGGLPPEAQLALVDDPQLFLDGVGRIQQGQKATKDLITELTRTQADLATYTQDASAQWERLEANRAKKEKAKKEIKEKIAAAQKLEDRLEKEELTRLRQLEQQAQLKAQTAWLDSGILKGVSGTASEQGRKAVQFATQQLGKPYVWGAEGPGSYDCSGLTSQAWAAAGRGIPRTSQEQWRLLPRIDIRDMRPGDLIIYHSDASHVGMYIGNGAIIHAPRPGRNVTVAGAGSMSILGVVRPDK, encoded by the coding sequence GTGAACCGACGCCACTGTGCCACTGCCGCGATCACACTGGTCTGCGCTCTGTCGCTGCTGACGTCTCCCGGGCAGGCCTTCGCGGCGCCCGAGCCGGCCCCGACAGCCCCGGCGTCCGTCACACAGCCGGACACGCCCGCGCCGCCCGCTCCGAACCGCCCGCTCGAGGAAGTGCGCCTGGAGATAGACGCCCTCTACCGCAAGGCGGCCTCCGCGACCGACGCGTACAACCTCGCGGAGGAGCAGACGCAGAAGCAGTCGGCCGAAATCGTGAAGCTGGCACAGGAAATGGCCAAGGGGCAGGCCAGGATCAAAGAGTTGAAGAACCGCGCCGGTGCCGCCGCCCGGGCGCAGTACCGCGGGGGCGGCCTGCCGCCCGAGGCGCAGCTGGCGCTCGTCGACGACCCCCAGCTCTTCCTCGACGGCGTCGGCCGCATACAGCAGGGGCAGAAGGCCACTAAGGACCTCATCACCGAACTGACCCGGACCCAGGCCGATCTGGCGACCTACACCCAGGACGCCAGCGCCCAGTGGGAGCGCCTCGAGGCCAACCGCGCCAAGAAGGAAAAGGCCAAGAAGGAGATCAAGGAGAAGATCGCCGCGGCCCAGAAGCTCGAGGACCGGCTCGAGAAGGAGGAGCTGACGCGGCTGCGGCAGCTGGAGCAGCAGGCGCAGCTCAAGGCCCAGACGGCCTGGCTCGATTCGGGCATCCTGAAGGGCGTCAGCGGCACCGCGAGCGAACAGGGCCGCAAGGCGGTGCAGTTCGCGACACAGCAGCTCGGCAAGCCGTACGTGTGGGGCGCCGAAGGTCCGGGCTCGTACGACTGCTCGGGGCTCACGTCACAGGCGTGGGCCGCGGCTGGACGGGGCATCCCGCGCACCTCGCAGGAGCAGTGGCGGCTGCTGCCCCGGATCGACATCAGGGACATGCGGCCCGGCGATCTGATCATCTACCACTCGGACGCCAGCCATGTGGGCATGTACATCGGCAACGGCGCGATAATCCACGCGCCACGGCCGGGCAGGAACGTGACCGTGGCGGGTGCCGGCTCCATGTCCATCCTCGGGGTGGTACGCCCCGACAAGTGA